From a region of the Mycobacterium intracellulare ATCC 13950 genome:
- a CDS encoding FAD-dependent oxidoreductase, producing the protein MASGQPNSAVVLGASMGGLLAARVLADFYQKVTVVERDLLPDVPLNRRGVPQGRHPHALLGKAVEIIGDLFPGIFDQLRSDGAIKWDDGDMSRFWSKFAGHLMVRSSIPDPASLTDYHLSRPLLEHAVRRAVRKIPNIEFLEEHDFVGLTADTDHARITGTRVQKRGGTDETVITADLVIDATGRGSRTPLFLEELGYPRPRDDEIEVRIAYATVPVRIPRGTLHELVVTNYPIPSRPTMFAMFACENDMYLVLGGGVGGQAPPADVAELVDLAATLAPSHVTAALQSAEILGDLAQYRIPSNRWRRYDKLARLPAGLIVFGDSICSFNPIYGQGMTVAAIEAEVLRDCLCVGDRNLPRRFYGKSANKIRVAWRTAVGSDLMLPQVPGRRPLFVRAMNSYMDRVLTAAETDPLVAQQFFRVVQMLDGPSALFRPHLLRRMAKAGMTRGRNPRPINGSAHPQQCGIRGNAGLDYQ; encoded by the coding sequence ATGGCATCCGGGCAACCGAACAGCGCCGTCGTTTTGGGGGCAAGTATGGGCGGCTTGCTGGCTGCACGAGTTCTGGCCGACTTCTACCAAAAGGTCACCGTGGTCGAACGTGACCTCCTACCCGACGTTCCGCTAAACCGGCGCGGCGTGCCGCAGGGACGACATCCGCACGCGCTCCTGGGCAAAGCCGTGGAAATAATCGGCGACCTGTTTCCCGGCATCTTCGATCAGCTGAGATCCGATGGCGCCATCAAGTGGGACGACGGCGACATGTCGAGATTCTGGTCGAAGTTCGCGGGCCATCTGATGGTGCGCTCGTCAATACCCGACCCCGCATCGCTGACCGACTATCACCTGAGCCGACCGCTTCTCGAGCACGCAGTACGCCGTGCAGTGCGCAAAATACCGAACATCGAGTTCCTCGAGGAACATGACTTCGTGGGTTTGACCGCCGACACCGATCATGCCCGTATCACCGGCACGCGCGTCCAAAAACGTGGCGGCACAGACGAAACCGTAATCACCGCGGATCTCGTCATCGACGCGACCGGACGAGGGTCGCGCACACCGCTATTCCTGGAAGAGCTCGGATATCCCCGACCTCGGGACGACGAGATCGAGGTACGAATCGCCTACGCCACCGTGCCCGTGCGCATTCCGCGCGGAACGCTACACGAACTCGTGGTGACCAACTATCCCATCCCGTCCCGCCCGACGATGTTTGCCATGTTCGCGTGCGAGAACGATATGTATCTGGTGCTCGGCGGCGGCGTCGGCGGTCAAGCTCCGCCGGCCGACGTTGCCGAATTGGTCGACCTCGCCGCCACACTTGCCCCTTCCCACGTCACCGCGGCGCTGCAGTCGGCTGAGATCCTGGGCGACCTCGCGCAGTATCGAATTCCGTCCAACCGGTGGCGGCGCTATGACAAGCTGGCCCGCCTACCAGCGGGGCTAATCGTGTTCGGCGATTCAATCTGTTCATTCAACCCCATTTACGGCCAAGGCATGACCGTCGCCGCGATCGAAGCCGAGGTGCTGCGGGACTGTCTTTGCGTGGGAGATCGCAACCTGCCGCGACGGTTTTACGGCAAGTCGGCCAACAAGATTCGCGTGGCTTGGCGCACGGCGGTCGGCTCTGATCTGATGCTCCCGCAGGTCCCCGGCCGGCGGCCGCTGTTCGTTCGGGCAATGAACTCGTACATGGACCGGGTTCTCACCGCCGCCGAGACGGATCCGCTTGTAGCGCAGCAATTCTTCCGAGTGGTGCAGATGCTGGACGGTCCCTCCGCGCTGTTCCGCCCCCACCTACTTCGCCGCATGGCGAAGGCAGGCATGACTCGTGGCCGAAATCCTCGGCCAATCAACGGGAGTGCGCATCCGCAACAGTGCGGCATTCGTGGCAACGCTGGACTTGATTACCAATAG
- a CDS encoding cupin domain-containing protein, producing MTVGTANVPGKLDVFGPIVEFLTPEGDEQVCVVRAVIPPGVTVPLHSHDDFEDFYILAGGHQVLVHGDDGPQWRDVHAGDYVRVPADVPHALRNLSGEPAIDLMITTARMGKFFREVGRLAGSPAPTAQEVARFVEIAGRYGYLLATPEENAAVGITLPA from the coding sequence ATGACCGTCGGAACAGCCAACGTCCCAGGAAAGTTGGACGTCTTCGGGCCCATCGTGGAGTTCCTGACGCCGGAAGGGGACGAGCAGGTGTGCGTCGTGCGCGCGGTCATTCCTCCCGGGGTCACGGTGCCGCTGCACAGCCACGACGATTTCGAGGACTTCTACATCCTGGCCGGCGGGCACCAAGTCCTCGTCCACGGCGACGATGGCCCGCAATGGCGTGACGTCCATGCTGGGGATTACGTTCGGGTGCCGGCCGATGTCCCACATGCCCTTCGCAACCTCTCGGGAGAACCCGCCATCGATTTGATGATCACGACCGCCCGCATGGGCAAGTTCTTCCGTGAGGTCGGCCGACTCGCGGGGTCCCCGGCGCCGACTGCCCAGGAGGTGGCTCGCTTCGTCGAGATAGCGGGACGTTACGGCTACCTTCTGGCGACACCGGAGGAAAACGCAGCGGTCGGGATCACACTTCCCGCCTGA